One region of Eurosta solidaginis isolate ZX-2024a chromosome X, ASM4086904v1, whole genome shotgun sequence genomic DNA includes:
- the LOC137234288 gene encoding putative nuclease HARBI1 yields MFAAAIFALATDQRNMLRIHRRHLRDATDPFQLPEVHFEELFRFKKEAAIVLLDEISPYMKNGQRTTFVPKALRMLSALHYFATGSFLRDVGQDFVCSLSKTMVSRSIKEVAHVIETELMCSYIKFPTTVDEQDAVKQIFYSATGFPGCIGAIDCTHVKIKKPAADIENCYINRKGLFSKNVQLICDYNLRILAGNARFGGSTHDAFIWENSLCKDFLERQYSLGANTSWLIGDSGYPLQPWLITPFRAPTTTGQTNFNFAHIRARNCVERLNGVLKKVFACLSHERGVLVKPEFAGAIINACLTLHNFRLQHRQSMPDTANANGNPSEVDFLEEDRPNDSLLQQGRTVRERIVRHYFN; encoded by the exons ATGTTTGCGGCTGCAATATTTGCTCTGGCAACTGACCAACGAAACATGTTGCGCATACACAGACGACATTTACGGGATGCAACGGACCCCTTTCAGTTACCTGAAGTACACTTCGAAGAGCTCTTTCGCTTCAAAAAAGAAGCAGCTATCGTGTTGCTCGACGAAATCAGCCCGTACATGAAGAACGGGCAAAGAACGACGTTTGTGCCAAAGGCACTTAGGATGCTGTCAGCACTACATTATTTTGCAACTGGCTCGTTTCTTCGAGATGTTGGGCAGGATTTTGTTTGCTCCTTGAGCAAGACGATGGTCAGTAGATCGATTAAGGAGGTTGCGCACGTTATAGAAACAGAATTGATGTGCAGCTACATCAAATTTCCTACTACGGTCGACGAGCAAGATGCCGTAAAACAAAT ATTTTACTCTGCTACCGGCTTTCCCGGATGCATTGGCGCTATTGACTGCACACATGTAAAAATTAAGAAGCCGGCAGCCGACATTGAAAACTGTTATATAAATAGAAAGGGATTATTTTCAAAAAACGTGCAGTTAATATGCGATTACAACCTACGTATACTCGCCGGCAACGCACGTTTTGGTGGAAGTACCCACGATGCTTTTATATGGGAAAATAGTCTTTGTAAAGATTTCTTGGAAAGGCAATACAGCCTAGGTGCAAATACGAGTTGGCTTATTGGTGATTCCGGATATCCGCTGCAGCCATGGCTTATAACACCGTTTCGCGCTCCGACAACAACTGGCCAAACCAATTTTAATTTTGCGCATATAAGAGCTCGAAACTGCGTAGAGAGACTAAACGGCGTTCTAAAAAAAGTGTTTGCGTGTTTGTCCCATGAGCGCGGAGTGTTGGTGAAGCCTGAGTTTGCAGGCGCAATCATAAACGCGTGTCTAACTTTGCACAATTTTCGACTGCAACATAGGCAAAGTATGCCAGACACAGCAAATGCGAATGGAAATCCATCAGAAGTAGATTTTCTTGAGGAAGACCGCCCAAACGACAGCTTACTACAACAAGGTCGGACGGTTCGGGAGAGGATAGTTAGGCATTATTTCAATTAA